A stretch of Vicinamibacteria bacterium DNA encodes these proteins:
- a CDS encoding TonB family protein: MRAVAAFALLASLVACSAAEEKADPQSRSQRPALGEEPLETASITDDEVVPLTPERAATARPPSGRPCAWARAWQDPSSPKPHLAGVGGVPNPEKRSETAIRLPDRDPIPQGEIVVEAVVGPDGAVREASVVGSTTPPWPEAEASILDAIRRWTYEPPRFDGTPVSVCVTILVSP; this comes from the coding sequence TGCGTGCTCCGCCGCTGAAGAGAAAGCTGACCCGCAATCTCGGTCCCAACGGCCAGCGCTCGGAGAGGAGCCGCTCGAGACGGCATCGATTACCGACGACGAGGTGGTTCCCCTGACACCGGAGCGGGCCGCGACCGCTCGACCACCCTCGGGAAGGCCCTGTGCTTGGGCGCGCGCGTGGCAGGATCCGAGCTCACCCAAACCCCACCTTGCGGGCGTCGGCGGCGTTCCCAATCCCGAGAAACGGAGCGAGACAGCGATTCGGCTCCCGGATCGAGACCCGATTCCCCAAGGCGAGATCGTGGTCGAGGCGGTCGTGGGTCCGGACGGAGCCGTCCGTGAGGCCAGCGTCGTGGGCTCCACCACCCCTCCCTGGCCCGAAGCGGAAGCCTCGATCCTGGACGCCATCCGTCGATGGACCTACGAACCTCCCCGTTTCGATGGCACGCCGGTGTCGGTATGCGTCACCATCCTCGTGAGCCCCTGA
- a CDS encoding sulfatase, producing MLLRLLGVGLAALPLLVSSCGGNADAPRPRPNIVLITIDTLRADHLGSYGNSRRSSPSVDRMAESGFLFERALSPAPWTLPSMASLHTSLYPTEHGAIRAHTPLPDDVTTLAESLQSVGYETMAFVTHVFVSRRYGLDQGFRTFDESLVRGHETVTSEELTTNTLQYLSRMGREPFFLWVHYFDPHFSYIRHPEFDFVELEPAPERFSYEDLLAAEPSLRDESVPDPFSIETVKAIYDEEIAFTDAAIGRLLDGIERLHLTGPLVNIVTSDHGEYFMERGRFGHGRDVHDELLHVPLIISGDIDETLKGHRFSGAVEMASVAHTIANLAGVEDNPFRGEDLLAVEDREQSPPIFSFGCYAWGNDGRKIMVESEGWKLVRHVDDDRFELYDLRRDPRELDNRWNEESAASRAAKKMLLAALEDYAKRRKGSPSTIDLSPEEIRRLEALGYVQ from the coding sequence GTGCTTCTCCGACTTCTAGGCGTCGGTCTCGCCGCTCTACCGCTTCTGGTATCGAGCTGCGGGGGGAATGCCGATGCACCAAGACCCCGGCCCAACATCGTTCTGATCACGATCGATACGCTACGTGCCGATCATCTCGGTAGCTACGGCAACTCCCGGCGCTCGTCTCCGTCGGTCGACCGGATGGCGGAATCCGGATTTCTCTTCGAGCGGGCGCTCTCGCCGGCACCATGGACGTTGCCGAGCATGGCCAGCCTCCATACGTCCCTGTACCCGACCGAGCACGGTGCCATTCGCGCTCACACACCGCTGCCGGACGATGTAACCACTCTCGCCGAATCGTTGCAGAGCGTGGGTTACGAAACGATGGCGTTCGTGACGCACGTTTTCGTAAGTCGCCGGTACGGGCTGGATCAAGGCTTTCGTACTTTCGACGAGTCGCTCGTGAGGGGGCATGAAACGGTGACGTCGGAAGAGCTCACGACGAATACTCTGCAGTATCTAAGCAGGATGGGGCGTGAGCCGTTCTTCTTGTGGGTTCACTATTTCGATCCTCATTTCAGTTACATTCGTCACCCAGAATTCGATTTCGTCGAGCTCGAGCCTGCCCCGGAGCGTTTCAGCTACGAGGACCTTCTGGCGGCGGAACCGTCTCTGCGGGACGAGTCCGTTCCCGATCCCTTCTCGATCGAAACGGTAAAGGCGATCTACGACGAGGAGATCGCGTTCACCGACGCGGCTATCGGCAGGCTGCTAGACGGGATCGAGCGTCTACATCTCACCGGGCCGCTCGTGAACATAGTCACTTCCGATCATGGCGAATATTTCATGGAGCGCGGTCGGTTTGGCCACGGCCGCGACGTACACGATGAGCTCCTTCACGTGCCCCTTATCATCTCCGGAGACATCGACGAGACGCTCAAAGGTCACCGTTTTTCCGGGGCCGTCGAAATGGCCAGCGTCGCGCATACGATTGCCAATCTCGCCGGGGTCGAAGACAATCCTTTTCGGGGCGAGGATCTGCTCGCAGTCGAAGACCGCGAGCAAAGCCCACCCATCTTCAGCTTCGGCTGCTACGCGTGGGGAAATGACGGAAGAAAAATCATGGTCGAATCGGAGGGTTGGAAGCTCGTTCGACATGTCGACGACGACCGTTTCGAGCTCTACGATCTGCGTCGAGATCCGCGAGAGCTCGACAACCGCTGGAACGAAGAATCGGCGGCGTCGCGCGCCGCGAAGAAGATGCTCCTCGCCGCGCTCGAAGACTATGCGAAACGGCGGAAAGGGTCTCCTTC